In one Papilio machaon chromosome 15, ilPapMach1.1, whole genome shotgun sequence genomic region, the following are encoded:
- the LOC123720938 gene encoding uncharacterized protein LOC123720938, with protein sequence MDYSQVQSNMDDMIKMFHTKMAEFQADLQQATSRKPPNTIAALNTEFQTFKSFVCGALNILRAEVDALARGLDRVETRSRRKMLLIHGVPEAKDENVTDVVAASLSARCKMADITPACIRTCHRMGKPRDDANPKPRPIVIKFKDVSLRDRIWNAKKTLKGTKITLSEFLTKPRHNAFLVARDYFGVSSCWTRDGCIHIKTIDGSRHKIESLAELQKLQTSHPRSQV encoded by the coding sequence ATGGACTACTCACAAGTGCAAAGTAATATGGACGACATGATTAAGATGTTTCATACTAAGATGGCAGAATTTCAAGCTGACCTCCAACAAGCCACCTCTCGTAAGCCACCTAACACTATTGCAGCACTCAATACAGAATTTCAAACTTTTAAATCCTTTGTTTGCGGTGCACTAAACATCCTACGAGCCGAGGTTGATGCACTGGCAAGAGGGCTGGACCGTGTGGAGACACGCTCGCGTCGCAAAATGCTCCTGATACACGGTGTTCCTGAGGCCAAGGATGAGAATGTTACAGATGTTGTTGCCGCATCTCTGTCCGCCAGGTGCAAGATGGCAGATATTACACCTGCCTGTATCCGCACCTGCCATCGGATGGGGAAGCCCAGGGATGATGCTAATCCTAAGCCCAGGCCCATCGTTATCAAATTTAAAGACGTTTCACTCCGTGACAGGATATGGAATGCCAAGAAGACACTGAAAGGAACTAAAATCACACTCTCCGAGTTCCTCACTAAACCTCGTCACAACGCCTTCTTGGTGGCAAGAGATTACTTTGGCGTTTCATCCTGTTGGACCCGAGATGGCTGTATCCACATAAAAACTATTGATGGCTCCAGGCACAAAATCGAGTCTCTGGCTGAACTTCAGAAATTGCAGACAAGTCATCCCAGATCACAGGTGTAG